Proteins co-encoded in one Acidovorax sp. 69 genomic window:
- a CDS encoding ATP-binding protein has translation MTQAWRRTFFTPHLPSLLIWALVACAGAGWLAVARLQQLQAAFETDARIVHRLLSQRVVQHDAIMATLALLQPTGGATGENSTAAPLPRLPSVYPQILAVLERPAHGSWPTPLQTELAQAEAASRRTGQAAMAALDLGAGRYYLVLAGTPASYALHIDLRTTIPTEEWPMDMATSPVRVTLERGGQAFVVQSGDGADVGRNHVYDFHKLLASPSQPLTVVARRSVGPHELPWWSMLGWCALTATLWAAGRALRRQRVARQRAEELLRLGQVARLNTLGELAAGMAHELNQPLTALLSSTQAAQRLLANDPPDLPDLPMAQTAMARAVEQARRASTVVGRLRRLVERPDLAGQAQPLALPAAVHEVLHLLEPEFAQRGVVPDVTTGADLPPVLAEPVALQQIIHNLLMNALQALEQVPPSERQLRIAMSRLNAGHVALSVRDHGPGIPPEARQHLFEPFYTTRSGGLGLGLTLCESLAQAMGAHLALAPEAPAAENRGAEFVLTLPTAPPARP, from the coding sequence ATGACCCAGGCTTGGCGCCGCACCTTCTTCACCCCACACCTCCCCAGCCTGTTGATCTGGGCCTTGGTGGCGTGCGCCGGCGCCGGTTGGCTGGCCGTCGCGCGCCTGCAGCAGCTGCAAGCTGCGTTTGAAACCGATGCACGCATCGTGCACCGCCTGCTGAGCCAGCGGGTGGTGCAGCACGATGCCATCATGGCCACACTGGCGCTGTTGCAACCGACTGGGGGAGCCACGGGTGAGAACAGCACAGCAGCCCCGCTGCCCCGACTGCCTTCGGTGTACCCTCAGATCCTGGCGGTTCTGGAGCGCCCGGCCCACGGTAGCTGGCCCACACCACTGCAGACAGAACTCGCACAAGCCGAAGCGGCCTCGCGCCGCACAGGCCAGGCGGCGATGGCAGCGCTGGACCTTGGGGCGGGTCGCTACTACCTCGTGCTGGCAGGCACGCCCGCCAGCTATGCGCTACACATCGACCTGCGCACCACCATCCCCACCGAAGAATGGCCCATGGACATGGCCACCAGCCCTGTCCGCGTAACGCTGGAGCGGGGCGGCCAGGCCTTTGTCGTGCAAAGCGGCGACGGTGCCGATGTGGGCAGAAACCACGTGTACGATTTTCACAAGCTGCTGGCCTCCCCCAGCCAGCCCCTCACCGTGGTGGCGCGGCGCAGCGTGGGCCCACACGAGCTGCCCTGGTGGTCCATGCTGGGCTGGTGCGCGCTGACAGCCACGCTGTGGGCCGCAGGCCGCGCACTGCGGCGCCAGCGGGTGGCACGCCAGCGCGCCGAAGAACTGCTGCGCCTGGGCCAGGTGGCGCGACTGAACACGCTGGGTGAACTGGCTGCCGGCATGGCCCATGAGCTGAACCAGCCGCTCACCGCACTGCTCTCCAGCACCCAGGCCGCCCAACGCCTGCTGGCCAACGACCCGCCCGACCTGCCGGACCTGCCCATGGCTCAGACGGCCATGGCCCGCGCGGTGGAGCAGGCCCGCCGCGCCTCTACCGTGGTGGGACGCCTGCGCCGCCTGGTAGAGCGCCCCGATCTGGCCGGCCAGGCGCAGCCGCTGGCCTTGCCCGCAGCGGTGCATGAGGTGCTGCACCTGCTGGAACCCGAGTTCGCACAGCGTGGCGTGGTGCCCGATGTCACCACCGGCGCCGACCTGCCCCCCGTATTGGCCGAGCCCGTGGCACTGCAGCAAATCATCCACAACCTGCTCATGAACGCCCTGCAGGCACTGGAGCAGGTGCCACCCTCCGAGCGCCAGTTGCGCATTGCCATGTCGCGCTTGAATGCCGGGCATGTGGCCCTGTCGGTGCGCGACCACGGCCCCGGCATACCGCCCGAAGCACGCCAGCACCTGTTTGAACCCTTCTACACCACACGTTCCGGCGGTCTGGGGCTGGGTCTCACGCTGTGCGAAAGCCTGGCCCAGGCCATGGGCGCGCACTTGGCCCTGGCGCCCGAGGCGCCCGCCGCAGAAAACCGGGGTGCCGAGTTTGTGCTGACCCTGCCCACCGCACCGCCCGCCCGACCATGA
- a CDS encoding response regulator transcription factor: protein MTDSAPSLSPLIHLVDDDAAVRDSLGLLISTVGLRVKTWADPQSFMAGFDRASIGAIVLDVRMPGISGLTVLEQLLAQGVDQPMILLTGHGTVEMCRRAFKAGAAEFLEKPVDDEVLIEALQNAVRQHVRSRQRHQADQQARERFAQLSARECEVLGLIVEGLTNKEIGRALALSPRTVETHRANLFAKLGAESLAQLIRRYAALVDTAPGA, encoded by the coding sequence ATGACCGACAGCGCCCCCTCCCTCTCACCCCTGATCCACCTGGTGGACGATGATGCCGCCGTGCGCGACAGCCTGGGCTTGCTCATCAGCACCGTGGGCCTGCGGGTCAAGACCTGGGCCGACCCACAATCCTTCATGGCGGGCTTTGACCGTGCCAGCATCGGCGCCATCGTGCTGGATGTGCGCATGCCCGGCATCAGCGGCCTCACAGTGCTGGAGCAGCTGCTGGCGCAGGGCGTGGACCAACCCATGATCCTGCTGACGGGCCACGGCACGGTGGAGATGTGCCGCCGTGCCTTCAAGGCGGGGGCGGCAGAGTTTCTGGAAAAACCCGTGGATGACGAGGTACTGATCGAAGCCTTGCAGAACGCCGTGCGCCAGCATGTGCGCTCACGCCAGCGGCACCAGGCCGACCAGCAGGCACGCGAACGCTTCGCCCAGCTCTCCGCCCGTGAGTGCGAGGTGCTGGGCCTCATCGTTGAAGGCCTGACCAACAAGGAAATAGGCCGGGCTTTGGCGCTCTCGCCCCGCACTGTGGAGACCCACCGCGCCAACCTGTTTGCCAAGCTGGGAGCAGAGTCGCTGGCACAGCTCATCCGCCGCTATGCGGCGCTGGTGGACACCGCCCCGGGCGCATAA
- a CDS encoding heme-binding protein produces MHHATAKIAAIALSLIATAAAHAEGVRTEKNISLDLATQIAAQTVATCTANGYAVTATVVDRAGTVRAVYRADNAGPHTLEASRLKAYTSASAKNTTLAMMEGAQKNPAAANLVNIPGYLLLGGGVPVKVGNEVIGAVGVGGAPGGHLDEQCAVAGIAKVQDLLK; encoded by the coding sequence ATGCACCACGCCACCGCCAAGATCGCCGCCATCGCCCTGAGCCTGATCGCCACTGCCGCCGCCCACGCCGAGGGCGTTCGCACTGAAAAGAACATTTCCCTGGACTTGGCCACGCAGATCGCCGCCCAGACCGTGGCCACCTGCACCGCCAACGGCTACGCCGTGACCGCCACCGTGGTGGACCGCGCCGGCACCGTGCGCGCCGTGTACCGCGCCGACAATGCCGGCCCGCACACCTTGGAAGCCAGCCGCCTGAAGGCCTACACCTCAGCCTCGGCCAAGAACACCACGCTGGCCATGATGGAAGGCGCCCAAAAGAACCCCGCCGCCGCCAACCTGGTGAACATTCCTGGCTATCTGCTGCTGGGCGGCGGCGTGCCCGTTAAGGTGGGCAACGAAGTCATCGGTGCCGTGGGCGTGGGTGGTGCTCCCGGCGGCCATCTGGACGAGCAATGTGCCGTGGCCGGCATCGCCAAGGTGCAGGACCTGCTGAAATAA
- a CDS encoding ankyrin repeat domain-containing protein, translated as MKHWNLAITLAATLACATSTVAQVPPTASEAAAYQGLHAAAARGDLPALKKWVTARADVNARDAYGRTPLHVATFARQHDVIRQLARAGADLNALENDRYDAVTIAAVADDEVTLRQLLQLGASAQQVTSRYDGTALIAAAHLGHDGVVRQLIAAGAPLDLVNNLHWTALIESIVLGNGGPRHQATLQALLQAGASHALTDRQGTTPLQLARQRGYAEMVRMLEASGARR; from the coding sequence ATGAAGCACTGGAACCTTGCCATCACGCTGGCGGCCACCCTGGCCTGTGCCACATCCACCGTGGCGCAAGTGCCTCCCACGGCATCCGAAGCAGCGGCCTACCAGGGCCTGCATGCGGCGGCGGCCAGAGGCGATCTGCCTGCGCTCAAAAAGTGGGTGACAGCGCGGGCCGATGTGAACGCCCGCGATGCCTACGGACGCACGCCGCTGCATGTGGCCACCTTTGCCCGCCAGCACGACGTGATCCGCCAGCTGGCGCGGGCTGGGGCCGATCTGAACGCGCTGGAAAACGACCGCTATGACGCGGTGACTATTGCCGCCGTGGCCGATGACGAGGTCACGCTGCGCCAGCTGCTGCAACTGGGCGCCAGCGCCCAGCAGGTGACCAGCCGCTACGATGGCACGGCCCTGATTGCGGCAGCGCACCTGGGGCACGACGGCGTGGTGCGCCAGCTGATCGCAGCCGGCGCGCCGCTCGACCTTGTGAACAACCTGCACTGGACGGCGCTCATCGAGTCCATCGTGCTGGGCAATGGTGGACCGCGCCACCAGGCCACGCTGCAGGCCCTGCTGCAGGCCGGGGCCAGCCATGCGCTGACCGACCGGCAGGGCACCACGCCACTGCAGCTGGCACGCCAGCGGGGCTACGCTGAGATGGTGCGGATGCTGGAAGCCTCGGGCGCCCGGCGCTGA
- a CDS encoding MgtC/SapB family protein: MSTLFGDVRTVEEKGMGLMQELAGFPSAMGVLASAAGCGLLMGIERERRKGVGPGRALAGVRSFTLASIGGAAAALTEIPALVVVGALLVAALTVVGYARDRSGDPGVTTEIALLLAYLIGVTSARDQLLAAALAVVVTGLLALRDTLHQFSSQWLQPGEVRSGLILAALALLVYPLAPNTPLWQGVLNPQVVVRLIIVLLVIQSLAHLAKRLMQARHAVALSALASGFVSSTATIGSLGMDVRAGQATPRAHAGAAVLSCVATMVQIVVVAATVQPQWLARLWLPALVGGCVAATVGWWGGRGASRRVSSDAEAQAVPSLTPDSPMFKLRDALLIAALLTGIQAGVQGLTAWQGDRGMLAGALLAALADVHAATAAVLVRGGPDSMASSAIMNALMAALLVHAGSKCAVALASGGWRYALAVAPGILAHTLAFVGVLALQG, encoded by the coding sequence CGGCGATGGGTGTGCTGGCGAGTGCGGCCGGTTGCGGATTGCTCATGGGGATCGAGCGGGAGCGCCGCAAGGGGGTGGGGCCGGGCCGGGCGCTCGCCGGGGTGCGGTCGTTCACCCTGGCATCGATCGGCGGTGCCGCCGCCGCGCTGACGGAGATCCCCGCCCTGGTGGTGGTGGGGGCGTTGCTGGTGGCTGCCTTGACGGTGGTTGGCTACGCGCGGGACCGCTCCGGAGACCCCGGGGTCACCACCGAAATCGCCCTGCTGCTGGCCTACCTGATTGGCGTGACCAGTGCGCGCGACCAGTTGCTGGCGGCCGCTCTGGCGGTGGTGGTGACCGGGCTGCTCGCGCTGCGGGACACTTTGCACCAGTTTTCCAGCCAGTGGCTTCAGCCCGGCGAGGTGCGCAGCGGGCTCATCTTGGCCGCTTTGGCGTTGCTGGTGTACCCCCTCGCTCCCAATACGCCCCTGTGGCAAGGCGTGCTGAACCCGCAGGTGGTCGTGCGCCTGATCATTGTGTTGCTGGTGATCCAGTCGTTAGCGCACCTGGCCAAGCGGCTGATGCAGGCGCGCCATGCGGTCGCGCTGTCGGCGCTGGCGTCGGGGTTTGTGTCGAGCACGGCCACCATTGGCAGCCTGGGCATGGACGTGCGCGCGGGGCAGGCTACGCCGCGCGCCCATGCGGGGGCTGCTGTGCTCTCGTGTGTGGCCACCATGGTCCAGATCGTGGTGGTGGCAGCCACCGTGCAGCCTCAGTGGCTGGCCCGGCTGTGGCTGCCTGCCCTGGTGGGTGGGTGTGTGGCGGCCACCGTGGGGTGGTGGGGCGGGCGGGGCGCGTCGCGCCGGGTTTCCTCGGATGCCGAGGCGCAGGCCGTTCCTTCGCTGACACCCGACTCGCCCATGTTCAAGCTGCGCGATGCCTTGCTGATTGCGGCCTTGCTCACGGGTATTCAAGCGGGGGTGCAGGGTTTGACGGCCTGGCAGGGCGACAGGGGCATGCTGGCAGGCGCACTGTTGGCCGCCTTGGCCGATGTGCATGCCGCCACGGCAGCGGTGCTGGTGCGGGGTGGCCCTGACAGCATGGCATCATCGGCCATCATGAATGCCCTGATGGCGGCGCTGTTGGTGCATGCCGGCAGCAAGTGTGCGGTGGCGCTGGCCAGCGGCGGCTGGCGCTACGCGCTGGCCGTGGCACCGGGCATCCTGGCGCATACGCTGGCCTTTGTGGGGGTGTTGGCCCTGCAAGGATGA
- the dbpA gene encoding ATP-dependent RNA helicase DbpA codes for MTSKENQASTDFSTLALNPAMLANLQQLGYIQMTPIQAASLPPALLGKDLIAQASTGSGKTAAFALALLANLNPRRFAVQTLVLCPTRELADQVTTEIRRLARSEENIKVVTLCGGVPLRGQMLSLEHGAHIVVGTPGRVMDHLERQHLTLEALNTLVLDEADRMLDMGFFDDIVTVARQCPKERQTLLFSATYPEGIAKLSAQFMKTPVQITVQAQHAEGKIEQRWYEVKNSERLHAVSQLLNHFRPESSIAFCNTKQQCRDLVGVLQAQGFSALALFGELEQRERDQVLVQFANRSCSVLVATDVAARGLDIANLAAVINVDVTPDSEVHIHRIGRTGRGDAEGLALNLASLDEMGFVGKIEVLQGRESRWYPLADLTPVGSGPLVPPMATIQIIGGRKEKIRAGDVLGALTGDMGYTREQIGKINVNDFSTYVAVDRAIGAQAVQRLNQGRVKGKTVKARLVTGNQDFE; via the coding sequence ATGACCTCCAAAGAAAACCAAGCCAGCACTGATTTCAGCACGCTGGCGCTGAACCCCGCCATGCTGGCCAATCTGCAGCAGCTGGGTTACATCCAAATGACGCCCATCCAGGCGGCCAGCCTGCCGCCCGCGCTGTTGGGCAAGGATCTGATCGCCCAGGCCAGCACCGGCAGCGGCAAGACCGCCGCGTTTGCCCTGGCGCTGCTGGCCAACCTCAACCCCCGCCGTTTTGCGGTGCAGACGCTGGTGCTGTGCCCCACGCGCGAGCTGGCCGACCAGGTGACCACCGAGATCCGCCGTCTGGCGCGCTCCGAAGAGAACATCAAGGTCGTGACCCTGTGCGGCGGCGTGCCGCTGCGCGGGCAGATGCTGAGCCTGGAGCATGGCGCCCACATCGTGGTGGGCACGCCCGGCCGCGTGATGGACCACCTGGAGCGCCAGCACCTCACGCTGGAGGCGCTGAACACCCTGGTGCTGGACGAAGCCGACCGCATGCTCGACATGGGCTTCTTCGACGACATCGTGACCGTGGCGCGCCAGTGTCCCAAGGAGCGCCAGACGCTTCTCTTCTCGGCCACCTACCCCGAGGGCATCGCCAAGCTCAGCGCCCAGTTCATGAAGACGCCCGTGCAGATCACCGTGCAGGCCCAGCATGCCGAAGGCAAGATCGAGCAGCGCTGGTACGAGGTGAAGAACAGCGAGCGCCTGCATGCGGTGTCGCAGCTGCTCAACCACTTTCGCCCAGAATCGTCCATCGCGTTTTGCAACACCAAGCAGCAATGCCGTGACCTCGTGGGTGTGCTGCAGGCCCAGGGCTTCAGCGCGCTGGCGCTGTTTGGCGAGTTGGAGCAGCGCGAGCGCGATCAGGTGCTGGTGCAGTTTGCCAACCGCAGCTGCTCGGTGCTGGTGGCCACCGACGTGGCCGCGCGCGGGCTGGACATCGCCAACCTGGCGGCCGTCATCAATGTGGACGTGACGCCCGACTCCGAGGTGCATATCCATCGCATCGGCCGCACGGGCCGGGGCGATGCCGAGGGCCTGGCGCTCAATCTGGCCAGCCTGGACGAGATGGGCTTTGTGGGCAAGATCGAAGTGCTGCAGGGCCGCGAGTCGCGCTGGTATCCGCTGGCCGACCTCACCCCTGTGGGCAGCGGCCCGCTGGTGCCGCCCATGGCCACCATCCAGATCATCGGCGGGCGCAAGGAAAAAATCCGCGCGGGCGATGTGCTGGGCGCACTGACCGGCGACATGGGCTACACCCGTGAGCAGATCGGCAAGATCAATGTGAACGATTTTTCCACCTACGTGGCAGTGGACCGTGCCATTGGTGCGCAGGCCGTGCAGCGCCTGAACCAGGGCCGGGTGAAGGGCAAGACCGTGAAGGCCCGGCTGGTGACCGGAAATCAGGATTTTGAATAA
- a CDS encoding cation diffusion facilitator family transporter: MHPTPPPSPASHQWLTPRNLLWTSVAVAVVTIALKTLAWAVTGSVGLLSDAMESFVNLASAMFALAMVTVATRPADDDHPYGHHKAEYFSSGFEGILIVGVSAGILWAAGHRLFDPQPIEQVGWGLGLSVLSSALNGLLAWVMFRSAREHRSIALEADARHLVTDVWTSAGVLVGIVGAALTGWLWLDAVAAMAVALNILKEGVELVWRSSQGLMDSAVEPEVQATIDTTLQQFVQTQPSGTVRFDHVSTRRAGQRQFVDMHLHMPADWTLRHAAELRGQVERALMTAVPGLRATIELLPTDVEAHFDDPKDDVK; encoded by the coding sequence ATGCACCCCACGCCCCCGCCTTCTCCTGCGTCACACCAGTGGCTCACCCCCCGCAACTTGCTCTGGACTTCGGTGGCCGTCGCCGTGGTCACCATCGCACTGAAGACGCTGGCCTGGGCCGTCACGGGTTCTGTGGGCTTGTTGTCTGACGCCATGGAGTCTTTTGTGAACCTGGCCAGCGCGATGTTTGCCCTGGCCATGGTGACCGTGGCGACACGGCCAGCGGATGACGACCATCCCTACGGACATCACAAGGCCGAGTATTTCTCCTCGGGGTTCGAAGGCATTCTCATTGTGGGTGTGTCTGCGGGCATCCTTTGGGCGGCAGGGCATCGGTTGTTTGATCCTCAGCCCATCGAGCAGGTGGGCTGGGGCCTGGGCCTGTCGGTGCTCAGCTCCGCCCTCAACGGGCTGCTGGCCTGGGTCATGTTCCGCTCGGCGCGTGAACACCGCTCCATCGCGCTGGAGGCCGATGCCCGCCATCTCGTCACCGATGTGTGGACCTCGGCCGGGGTGCTGGTGGGCATTGTCGGTGCGGCCCTCACCGGCTGGCTATGGCTGGATGCGGTGGCCGCTATGGCGGTGGCGCTCAATATTCTCAAGGAAGGCGTGGAGCTGGTCTGGCGCTCATCCCAGGGGCTGATGGATTCGGCCGTGGAGCCCGAGGTGCAAGCCACCATCGACACCACCCTGCAGCAGTTTGTGCAGACCCAGCCCTCCGGGACGGTGCGGTTTGACCATGTGTCCACGCGCCGCGCGGGCCAGCGCCAGTTTGTGGACATGCACCTGCACATGCCCGCTGACTGGACTTTGCGCCACGCCGCCGAGCTGCGCGGCCAGGTCGAGCGTGCTTTGATGACCGCCGTACCCGGCCTGCGTGCCACCATCGAGCTACTGCCCACCGATGTGGAGGCACATTTTGACGACCCCAAGGATGACGTGAAGTGA